The following proteins are co-located in the Calliphora vicina chromosome 2, idCalVici1.1, whole genome shotgun sequence genome:
- the LOC135951901 gene encoding lysosomal aspartic protease-like — protein MKMWKYLFLICLIVAWTSADVVHVPVHKHENFVKTSSDILAEKSSLRTKYQLAQQSSLPEEQLSNSYNMAYYGHITIGTPPQKFVVLFDTGSSNLWVPSSLCKKTDVACKRHNQYNHEKSSTYVKNGRPITIQYGSGSMSGFLSQDIVTLEGLEIKHQVFGEATNEPGNSFTYANFDGIFGMAYRSLAEDSVEPPFNNMFAQGLVDSDVFSFYLRRDGSAIDGGELILGGVDDSLFSGKLTYVPVTRKGYWQFKVLSASINDHSICDNCQAIADTGTSLIVCPQAAYKTLNSQIGGTYNSKDGNYYVDCSTISTLPIVKFDIGGTIFNLKPSAYIIKLDHSCVSSFTTMGTDFWILGDVFIGRFYTVFDFAKNRIGFAPVA, from the coding sequence ATGAAAATgtggaaatatttatttctaatttgCCTTATAGTGGCTTGGACCAGTGCTGATGTGGTTCATGTGCCAGTCCATAAACATGAGAATTTTGTGAAGACCAGCAGCGATATTCTTGCTGAAAAGTCTTCATTGCGCACAAAATACCAGCTAGCCCAACAAAGTTCTTTGCCTGAAGAACAATTGTCCAATTCTTATAATATGGCCTATTATGGCCACATTACCATTGGCACACCACCCCAAAAGTTTGTTGTACTTTTCGATACTGGCTCATCGAATTTGTGGGTGCCCTCTAGCCTTTGTAAGAAAACGGATGTTGCTTGCAAGAGGCACAATCAATACAATCATGAAAAATCCAGCACTTATGTTAAGAATGGTAGACCTATTACCATTCAATATGGATCGGGCAGTATGAGCGGTTTTCTGTCTCAGGATATTGTTACGCTAGAAGGTTTGGAAATTAAGCATCAAGTTTTTGGCGAGGCCACAAATGAACCCGGTAATAGTTTCACTTATGCCAATTTTGATGGTATCTTTGGTATGGCCTACAGATCTTTGGCTGAAGACAGTGTTGAGCCACCCTTTAATAATATGTTCGCCCAAGGTTTGGTTGACTCCGATGTATTTTCATTCTATTTAAGGCGCGATGGTTCTGCTATTGATGGTGGTGAATTGATTTTGGGTGGTGTTGATGACAGCTTGTTTAGTGGTAAACTCACTTATGTTCCCGTAACCAGGAAAGGTTATTGGCAATTCAAGGTTTTGTCAGCTTCCATCAATGACCACAGTATTTGTGACAATTGCCAAGCTATTGCAGATACTGGCACCAGCTTGATTGTTTGCCCTCAAGCTGCTTACAAAACTTTGAATAGCCAAATTGGTGGTACTTACAACAGCAAAGATGGCAATTACTATGTGGATTGCTCAACTATCTCTACGCTGCCCATTGTTAAGTTTGACATTGGTGGCACGATCTTCAATTTGAAACCAAGTGCCTATATCATTAAGCTCGATCACAGCTGTGTTTCCAGTTTCACTACTATGGGTACAGATTTCTGGATTTTGGGTGATGTTTTCATTGGCCGTTTTTAtaccgttttcgattttgccaaaaatcgtaTTGGTTTTGCTCCTGTTGCTTAA